A genome region from Dreissena polymorpha isolate Duluth1 chromosome 16, UMN_Dpol_1.0, whole genome shotgun sequence includes the following:
- the LOC127862656 gene encoding alpha-(1,3)-fucosyltransferase fut-6-like, with protein sequence MERTVIAPESAIEQSFRKCEYQNCHTSTDKSSLDAAAAVIFALPHGLGTQPPVTPLKRNPDQAWVFFTLEAPSYYGGLGQPYFAPGWKSTMNWSMTYMRDADISFPYGTLERRSDAYSRNYSVIYEQKTKLVAWFVSNCK encoded by the coding sequence AGTCTGCCATAGAGCAGTCGTTCCGGAAGTGCGAATACCAGAATTGTCATACGTCGACGGACAAGTCAAGTTTGGACGCCGCGGCCGCGGTGATTTTCGCCCTTCCGCACGGCTTGGGAACCCAACCACCTGTGACCCCTCTCAAACGAAACCCCGATCAAGCCTGGGTATTCTTCACCCTCGAAGCCCCATCCTACTATGGTGGGTTAGGCCAGCCTTATTTTGCTCCAGGATGGAAGTCCACAATGAATTGGTCCATGACCTATATGCGCGATGCCGATATATCTTTTCCATACGGAACTCTCGAGCGACGTTCTGACGCTTACAGTCGAAATTACAGCGTCATTTATGAGCAGAAGACCAAATTGGTAGCGTGGTTTGTCAGTAATTGCAAATAG
- the LOC127861682 gene encoding alpha-(1,3)-fucosyltransferase C-like: PGRREDYVQELKNAGLEVDIYGGCSKQGLTLPRSRFDDINTTFSQYFFYFSFENSICEDYVTEKLFANYNYDVIQVVRGGADYKQLLPTNSYINTADFDSPAKMVGHLKALTGNHTKYIEMLVNKRSLQLVKALVDIDPIYSKPFCTLCEKLNKLDENRRVYTSMHDHYR; encoded by the coding sequence CCTGGAAGGCGGGAAGATTATGTTCAAGAATTGAAGAATGCCGGCTTAGAGGTTGATATTTACGGTGGATGCAGTAAGCAGGGATTGACCCTTCCCAGATCCCGATTCGATGATATTAATACAACATTTAGTCAGTACTTTTTCTACTTTTCCTTTGAAAATTCCATTTGCGAAGATTATGTGACAGAAAAACTGTTTGCTAATTATAACTACGACGTCATACAAGTAGTCCGAGGTGGAGCGGACTACAAACAGCTACTTCCGACAAATTCCTACATAAATACCGCAGATTTCGATAGTCCTGCTAAAATGGTGGGACATTTGAAAGCTCTAACGGGCAATCACActaaatatattgaaatgttgGTGAATAAACGAAGTCTTCAGTTGGTTAAGGCACTTGTTGATATCGATCCAATTTACAGTAAACCATTTTGTACATTGTGTGAAAAGTTAAATAAGTTGGATGAGAATAGGAGAGTGTATACTTCGATGCATGATCACTATCGATAA